Part of the Bacteroidales bacterium genome, TTCATTTGAAAAAAAAACAGACCATAAAAAAGACAGATCTTACACAAAACAAAAGCCAACGTTTACTAAAGGTAAAACCAAATATAGCAAAACATCAACAAAAAAAGACAACAGCATTCGTTTAAACCGATTTCTTGCCAATGCCGGAATTTGTAGTCGTCGTCAAGCAGATGAATACATTAAGGCTGGTCTAGTAAAAGTAAACGGTGTAGTAGTTACCGAATTGGGCACTAAAATACTACCAACCGACGAGGTTAAATTTAATAATGAAACCGTAAGGATTGAAAACAAAGTATATATTTTGCTGAATAAACCTAAAGACTATGTAACAACAACATCGGACGAACGAGGACGAAAAAATGTTATGGAACTTATACGTGGGGCTTGCCGCGAAAAAGTTTTCCCCGTCGGACGTTTAGACCGAAATACCACCGGTGTATTGCTCTTTACAAACGATGGCGAATTAGCAGCTAAACTTACCCATCCCAAATATGCTAAGAAAAAAATATATCATGTTTTCTTAGATAAAAACATTAAAAGAGAAGACATGGAAAAATTAGTAGAAGGAATTACCGACAACGAAGAATTACTCAAAGCCGATGTGGTTTCGTATGTTGATCCCGTTGATAAAACACAAGTGGGAGTAGAAATTCACACCGGGCAAAATAGAGTAGTACGCCGTATGTTTGAGGCATTAGGGTATAAAGTTGTAAAGCTCGACCGTGTTTACTTTGCTGGTCTTACAAAAAAAAGTTTACCTCGTGGTCGTTGGCGATTTTTAACTCCTACCGAAATCAATATGCTCAAAATGGGTGCTTTTGAATAAACCATAGCATGTTAGGCTTGTATAGAAATAAATGGTTTATATTTTTCTTATTACTTCTTTCGTTTACCATCGTTTCTGCTCAAAAACATGTTGTAATTAAAGGTAAAATTGTTGATATTTCTAATAAGCAACCCATTCCTTTTGCTAATATTTCGCTCATAGGTACCAATACCGGTACAGTTTCCGACATTGATGGGAATTTTATTTTAAATTGCACTACTTTGCCTGTAAATATTAAAGTTTCGTTTGTAGGATACGAAAATAAAGTGATAACCATTCATACTACAGACTATTGGGTTATTTATCTTAAACCTCAAACCATTGCTTTGCCCGAATTAACCATTAAAGCAACCGAAAACCCAGCACATCGCATTATTCGCAAGGTAATAGAAAATAGAGAACGCAATAATCCCGAGCAACTATCCTCGTTTAAATATGTTTCGTACAATAAATTGATTTTTACCATTGATAAAAAATCGGTCTTTTATCAACGCGATACCATCCACATTAAAGCCAAACAAGCAGAGCGATGGCAAAAATATACTCCCCAAAACGATTCTGTTTATACCGAGTCGAATTTATCACAACGTATAGATTCGTTTTTTAATAAACATTATTTATTTTTATCCGAATCGGTTACGCGACGTGCATTTAAATACCCCGATAACAATAAAGAATGGGTATTGGCTACACGAACATCGGGTATTCAGCAACCGTATTTTATGGTATTGGCAACACAGTTTCAATCGTTTTCGTTTTACAACGATTTTGTAAATGTGTTTGATAAAAAATATTTAAACCCACTCTCGAAACAAGCCATTGGCAGGTATTTCTACGAAATAAAAGATACAGTTTTTAACGAAGAAGGCGACAGCGTTTTTGTACTATTTTTCAGGCCACTTAAAAATACCCTTTTCAATGGACTAAAGGGTATTATGCAAATAAATACAAAGTCTTATGCACTACAAACAATTCAAGCTGAGCCAGCCCAACAAGAGACCTCCATGTCGGTGAGCATTCAGCAACTCTACCGTTTCATAGATAATCGCCAATGGTTTCCCTATCAGTTAAATACAGAAATTAAAATGAGTGGCTTTCAAATACAAGATAAAAACGACACCCTGTTACTTAACGATTCGCTGGCATTGGTAGTCAGGAAAACTATTCCACTAATAGGAGTTGGCAAATCATATATCGATTCGGTGGAAATTAACCCTCCTATTGAAAAAAAGATGTTCGATAACATACAAGTAGAATTAAAGAAAAACGCCCATAAAGCTCCCGATAGCTTGTGGATGAAATACAGAGCCGAAACCTTTGAAGATAAAGAAAAAAATACATACCGTTTTATCGACAGCATTGGCAAAGAAGCTAAACTCGATAATAAAATAAGGTTTTTAGAAATCTTGTTAAAAGGTTATGTGCCTATTACTATCGTCAATTTGTCTATAAAAAATATGTTTGCATATAACCGTTTCGAAGGTTTTAGATTAAATGTCGATATCATTACCAACGAAAAATGTTCCAAATATTGGGCTGTTGGAGGTTATGTTGGATACGGTTTTCGCGACCATGCATTGAAAAATGGAGCATTGTTACAACTTTCGCCTTGGCCACTGACCGACACTAAGCTGCGTATTGAATATAAAGATGATGTTCGCGAATCGGGCGAGATTCGCTTTATGGAAAATCAAGTATTGTGGGGCGGCGATGCTTACCGCCGTTTGTATATTTGGAACATGGATTATGTGCGTCAATACTCGGCAAGCCTAACTTTTCGTCTTTTGAGCTACTTTAAAAATACGCTACAATACAGCCGAAACCAATTTAAATTATATGCCCCTAATTTTTGGGTAGGCAGTGATACCGTTTTTAAACATTTAGACTTCG contains:
- a CDS encoding rRNA pseudouridine synthase translates to MEKRKYNDNKDPKNNRNKYNSNNKKNQHSKFSKEKNNNEKKSFSKKDEDYSNPYSKLKKDKLSYKSYKKEYLNEQTNSFEKKTDHKKDRSYTKQKPTFTKGKTKYSKTSTKKDNSIRLNRFLANAGICSRRQADEYIKAGLVKVNGVVVTELGTKILPTDEVKFNNETVRIENKVYILLNKPKDYVTTTSDERGRKNVMELIRGACREKVFPVGRLDRNTTGVLLFTNDGELAAKLTHPKYAKKKIYHVFLDKNIKREDMEKLVEGITDNEELLKADVVSYVDPVDKTQVGVEIHTGQNRVVRRMFEALGYKVVKLDRVYFAGLTKKSLPRGRWRFLTPTEINMLKMGAFE
- a CDS encoding carboxypeptidase-like regulatory domain-containing protein, with the protein product MLGLYRNKWFIFFLLLLSFTIVSAQKHVVIKGKIVDISNKQPIPFANISLIGTNTGTVSDIDGNFILNCTTLPVNIKVSFVGYENKVITIHTTDYWVIYLKPQTIALPELTIKATENPAHRIIRKVIENRERNNPEQLSSFKYVSYNKLIFTIDKKSVFYQRDTIHIKAKQAERWQKYTPQNDSVYTESNLSQRIDSFFNKHYLFLSESVTRRAFKYPDNNKEWVLATRTSGIQQPYFMVLATQFQSFSFYNDFVNVFDKKYLNPLSKQAIGRYFYEIKDTVFNEEGDSVFVLFFRPLKNTLFNGLKGIMQINTKSYALQTIQAEPAQQETSMSVSIQQLYRFIDNRQWFPYQLNTEIKMSGFQIQDKNDTLLLNDSLALVVRKTIPLIGVGKSYIDSVEINPPIEKKMFDNIQVELKKNAHKAPDSLWMKYRAETFEDKEKNTYRFIDSIGKEAKLDNKIRFLEILLKGYVPITIVNLSIKNMFAYNRFEGFRLNVDIITNEKCSKYWAVGGYVGYGFRDHALKNGALLQLSPWPLTDTKLRIEYKDDVRESGEIRFMENQVLWGGDAYRRLYIWNMDYVRQYSASLTFRLLSYFKNTLQYSRNQFKLYAPNFWVGSDTVFKHLDFEEYTFSTKFLYKEQFFQTFNSRFSLGSKYPSLWFNIHYGNIYTISQEYLKIESKLYIPIVWGLSGKTSLTLMGGYTPNHLPLSLLYGGYSSYDKGLPIAAEQTFATMRMSEFYFDRFIFGFLKHDFGNILFHIGKFNPGLSVHQHVAWGDLSSNNAYADIKTARYPFLESGVEVYNLFKQSFNGLGLGVYYRYGYYALPSRKDNFSFKLVLTMQIN